A genomic stretch from Helianthus annuus cultivar XRQ/B chromosome 1, HanXRQr2.0-SUNRISE, whole genome shotgun sequence includes:
- the LOC110871404 gene encoding uncharacterized protein LOC110871404 isoform X1: MDPNAVVLEISSDDDEKETNGGLKSSRVDLDDDDCVVLDKDPNASAEVKNGGLGNRDDDDEIVVVSEKGQVACRDYPHSRHLCIKFPFSTTPNQSHCNQCYCYVCDSLAPCVFWGNGSSSADHCRATDKDEFWKRERKNVKNGGNGKPAQPVSQLSPVDLYTPAPVMVLQPANQIPKTGPIHANLTAANFQSADILSQYRHSILASRNKLHPNLASQLAHRVQQRHNLGSRVPVQRPVFKRTNPVRGAISDNQNPYDPYRGNIRNRIRQQNYRVSRMLSGSSEYLGSLQPNAVNASVPYPPQSQTYTSSTVNQHQPQFSYHSNPNFQSRVNSNPIPENPLYNQLRNDPVPPSSRPQPASSQQTYMAPGQQSYHVPSKTQVDSPLVPVSDITQNALQGNKSQGCIVDSGFKDYGLDLPTGQDSATLGGAGSAANESTLTAVSSGLADYQFDDWLFDNQPIETGFTDYSSDSAFIDTGPIFQF, translated from the exons ATGGATCCGAACGCAGTGGTGCTGGAAATAAGTTCGGATGATGATGAGAAGGAGACTAACGGTGGATTGAAGTCGTCGAGAGTTGACTTGGATGACGATGACTGTGTGGTTCTTGATAAAGATCCGAATGCGTCTGCAGAAGTTAAGAATGGCGGTTTGGGTAatcgtgatgatgatgatgagattgTTGTTGTTAGTGAGAAAGGGcag GTTGCGTGTCGAGATTATCCTCATTCAAGGCACCTCTGTATCAAATTCCCATTCTCCACTACCCCAAATCAAAGCCACTGTAACCAG TGCTATTGTTATGTTTGTGACTCACTTGCTCCATGTGTCTTTTGGGGCAATGGCAGTTCAAGTGCTGACCATTGTCGCGCTACTGATAAAGACGAGTTTTGGAAACGCGAGAGAAAAAACGTCAAAAACGGTGGTAATGGTAAACCTGCCCAACCCGTAAGTCAACTGTCCCCGGTTGACCTTTACACACCAGCACCGGTGATGGTACTTCAACCCGCAAATCAGATTCCAAAAACGGGCCCGATTCATGCAAACCTCACGGCGGCTAACTTTCAATCTGCAGATATCCTTAGTCAGTACAGACACAGCATACTTGCGTCGAGAAACAAATTACATCCGAATTTGGCATCTCAACTTGCGCATAGGGTTCAGCAGAGGCATAACTTAGGCTCTAGGGTTCCGGTTCAACGGCCCGTATTCAAAAGAACCAATCCAGTTAGGGGTGCGATATCGGACAACCAAAACCCGTACGACCCGTACAGGGGCAATATTAGAAATCGCATTAGGCAGCAAAATTATCGAGTCAGTAGAATGCTTTCCGGGTCGAGTGAATATTTAGGTTCTTTACAACCGAATGCAGTCAACGCGTCTGTTCCATATCCTCCTCAAAGTCAAACCTATACATCTTCAACTGTAAATCAACACCAGCCTCAATTCTCCTATCACTCAAACCCTAACTTTCAGTCTCGTGTAAATTCCAACCCGATTCCTGAAAACCCGCTTTACAACCAACTCCGTAATGATCCTGTTCCACCGTCTTCACGACCGCAACCAGCGTCCAGTCAGCAGACTTATATGGCGCCAGGTCAGCAAAGCTATCATGTTCCTTCCAAAACCCAAGTGGATAGCCCGTTAGTCCCGGTTTCGGATATTACCCAGAATGCTTTACAAGGAAATAAATCTCAGGGTTGTATAGTGGATTCGGGTTTTAAAGATTACGGGTTGGATTTGCCTACGGGTCAAGATTCTGCGACACTTGGAGGTGCGGGGTCTGCTGCAAACGAGTCAACACTGACGGCAGTCTCTAGCGGCTTAGCGGACTATCAGTTTGATGATTGGCTTTTTGATAACCAGCCTATTGAAACAGGGTTCACAGACTACTCATCTGATTCGGCTTTTATAGACACAGGTCCGATCTTCCAGTTTTAA
- the LOC110871382 gene encoding uncharacterized protein LOC110871382 isoform X1 codes for MDATSCIDDLNTLSSSSLPSQIHQNDRNVLHLLARREIAPRTAKCLPKRQRGEVSNHKHQSSVKPESERVRNSKSELLSWVEAESLRCLSAKYCPLEPSPRSTIAAAFSADGKILASTHGDHTVKIINCHTGKCEKVLSGHRRTPWVVRFHPLHPEILASGSLDHEVRLWNANTSECIGSRDFYRPIASIAFHAEGELLAVAAGHKLYFWHYNNRGEGSAPAIVLKTRRSLRAVHFHPHSAPFLLTAEVNDLDSSDSTMAHATSLGYLHYPPPTVYMGNMHSIDRLSLAAELPLMHVPLFFSHPHPNTDPRPQLQTVNRPSESSDRLQVLANATELYEQMMASVPPSNPIDVTGATNMDIPEPMLSQMGGWELPFMQGWLVGQSQQAGTSLPLELAEGSPAMPYGSNPVDPERQRVQDLSSNGASISASQHRQNAIVTETNGGNDSFPIISRIQSQLSASLTATAAAELPCTVKLRIWPHDFENPCASLKAERCRLTIPHAVLCSEMGAHFSPCGRYLAACVACVLPQFEADPGLPTQLHQERASTSPTRHPISARQVMYELRIYSLEEATFGSVLISRPIRAAHCLTSIQFSPTSEHILLAYGRRHSSLLKSIVINGDTSLSIYTVLEVYRVSDMELVSVLPSAEDEVNVACFHPLAGGGLVYGTKEGKLRILQYDGAHTTRPDHFSEAQAAVEVQAYALEC; via the exons ATGGATGCTACTTCATGCATAGATGATCTCAACACGCTCTCATCTTCATCATTACCTTCTCAAATCCATCAAAA TGATAGGAACGTGCTTCATTTGCTGGCAAGAAGAGAGATAGCTCCTAGAACAGCAAAGTGCTTGCCAAAAAGGCAGCGGGGAGAAGTTTCTAATCACAAGCATCAGTCATCTGTTAAACCCGAAAGTGAAAGAGTGAGAAATTCCAAAAGTGAACTTCTTTCATG GGTGGAGGCTGAGTCATTGCGGTGTTTATCAGCCAAATATTGTCCTCTGGAGCCTTCTCCACGATCAACAATTGCAGCTGCATTTAGTGCAGATGGGAAAATTCTTGCTTCTACTCA CGGTGATCACACTGTTAAAATAATCAACTGTCACACTGGAAAATGTGAAAAGGTGCTTAGTGGTCATCGAAGAACTCCTTGGGTG GTCAGGTTCCACCCATTGCATCCAGAAATACTTGCCAGTGGAAGCTTGGATCATGAAGTTCGATTATGGAATGCAAATACATCGGAATGCATAGGGTCTCGTGATTTTT ACCGCCCTATAGCTTCTATTGCCTTCCATGCTGAAGGAGAACTTCTTGCAGTTGCCGCAGGCCATAAG TTATATTTCTGGCATTACAATAACAGAGGTGAGGGTTCTGCACCTGCTATTGTATTGAAAACAAGGCGCTCTCTTCGTGCTGTGCACTTCCATCCACATTCCGCTCCATTTTTGTTAACTGCCGAG GTCAATGATCTCGACTCTTCGGATTCTACAATGGCACATGCAACATCTTTGGGTTATTTGCATTATCCCCCTCCAACTGTATATATGGGAAACATGCATTCCATTGACCGTTTAAGTTTAGCTGCAGAGCTACCATTAATGCATGTACCTCTCTTCTTCTCTCATCCTCATCCAAATACCGATCCAAGGCCACAACTACAAACCGTCAACAGGCCATCGGAATCTTCAGATCGGCTTCAAGTTCTTGCAAACGCAACAGAACTGTATGAACAAATGATGGCTTCTGTTCCTCCATCTAATCCAATAGATGTCACTGGAGCTACAAATATGGATATTCCTGAACCGATGCTTAGTCAGATGGGCGGTTGGGAGTTACCTTTCATGCAAGGATGGTTGGTGGGTCAAAGTCAACAAGCCGGCACTTCATTGCCACTTGAGTTAGCGGAGGGTTCACCAGCTATGCCATATGGTTCGAACCCAGTGGATCCAGAAAGACAGCGTGTGCAGGATCTTTCTTCAAATGGTGCTTCTATTTCTGCATCACAACACAGACAAAATGCTATTGTTACCGAGACAAACGGTGGGAATGATTCTTTCCCGATAATTAGTCGAATACAGAGTCAACTTTCTGCGTCATTAACTGCTACTGCTGCTGCTGAGTTGCCGTGTACTGTAAAGCTAAGAATCTGGCCTCATGATTTTGAAAATCCTTGTGCTTCTCTTAAAGCTGAAAGATGCCGTCTAACAATACCACACGCGGTACTTTGTAG TGAAATGGGGGCCCATTTTTCACCATGTGGGAGATATCTAGCTGCTTGTGTTGCATGTGTGCTTCCTCAGTTTGAAGCGGACCCAGGGTTACCAACCCAACTCCATCAAGAACGGGCTTCAACTTCTCCAACAAGGCATCCAATTTCTGCCCGCCAAGTGATGTATGAACTTAGGATATATTCACTCGAGGAGGCAAC TTTTGGTTCGGTACTTATTTCAAGGCCAATTAGAGCTGCCCATTGTTTAACATCCATCCAG TTCTCGCCCACTTCTGAGCACATATTGCTTGCTTATGGTCGACGTCACAGTTCTCTTCTTAAAAGCATTGTGATTAACGGGGATACCTCGTTATCCATTTACACTGTTCTAGAG GTATATAGAGTTTCAGACATGGAATTGGTGAGTGTGCTTCCAAGTGCAGAAGATGAGGTTAATGTAGCTTGCTTTCACCCCCTTGCTGGTGGAGGTCTTGTTTACGGGACCAAG GAAGGCAAGCTTAGAATCCTTCAGTATGATGGTGCTCATACTACCAGACCCGATCACTTTTCTGAAGCACAAGCAGCAGTTGAG GTTCAGGCATATGCTTTAGAATGTTAA
- the LOC110871382 gene encoding uncharacterized protein LOC110871382 isoform X2: MDATSCIDDLNTLSSSSLPSQIHQNDRNVLHLLARREIAPRTAKCLPKRQRGEVSNHKHQSSVKPESERVRNSKSELLSWVEAESLRCLSAKYCPLEPSPRSTIAAAFSADGKILASTHGDHTVKIINCHTGKCEKVLSGHRRTPWVVRFHPLHPEILASGSLDHEVRLWNANTSECIGSRDFYRPIASIAFHAEGELLAVAAGHKLYFWHYNNRGEGSAPAIVLKTRRSLRAVHFHPHSAPFLLTAEVNDLDSSDSTMAHATSLGYLHYPPPTVYMGNMHSIDRLSLAAELPLMHVPLFFSHPHPNTDPRPQLQTVNRPSESSDRLQVLANATELYEQMMASVPPSNPIDVTGATNMDIPEPMLSQMGGWELPFMQGWLVGQSQQAGTSLPLELAEGSPAMPYGSNPVDPERQRVQDLSSNGASISASQHRQNAIVTETNGGNDSFPIISRIQSQLSASLTATAAAELPCTVKLRIWPHDFENPCASLKAERCRLTIPHAVLCSEMGAHFSPCGRYLAACVACVLPQFEADPGLPTQLHQERASTSPTRHPISARQVMYELRIYSLEEATFGSVLISRPIRAAHCLTSIQFSPTSEHILLAYGRRHSSLLKSIVINGDTSLSIYTVLEVYRVSDMELVSVLPSAEDEVNVACFHPLAGGGLVYGTKEGKLRILQYDGAHTTRPDHFSEAQAAVEVEP, from the exons ATGGATGCTACTTCATGCATAGATGATCTCAACACGCTCTCATCTTCATCATTACCTTCTCAAATCCATCAAAA TGATAGGAACGTGCTTCATTTGCTGGCAAGAAGAGAGATAGCTCCTAGAACAGCAAAGTGCTTGCCAAAAAGGCAGCGGGGAGAAGTTTCTAATCACAAGCATCAGTCATCTGTTAAACCCGAAAGTGAAAGAGTGAGAAATTCCAAAAGTGAACTTCTTTCATG GGTGGAGGCTGAGTCATTGCGGTGTTTATCAGCCAAATATTGTCCTCTGGAGCCTTCTCCACGATCAACAATTGCAGCTGCATTTAGTGCAGATGGGAAAATTCTTGCTTCTACTCA CGGTGATCACACTGTTAAAATAATCAACTGTCACACTGGAAAATGTGAAAAGGTGCTTAGTGGTCATCGAAGAACTCCTTGGGTG GTCAGGTTCCACCCATTGCATCCAGAAATACTTGCCAGTGGAAGCTTGGATCATGAAGTTCGATTATGGAATGCAAATACATCGGAATGCATAGGGTCTCGTGATTTTT ACCGCCCTATAGCTTCTATTGCCTTCCATGCTGAAGGAGAACTTCTTGCAGTTGCCGCAGGCCATAAG TTATATTTCTGGCATTACAATAACAGAGGTGAGGGTTCTGCACCTGCTATTGTATTGAAAACAAGGCGCTCTCTTCGTGCTGTGCACTTCCATCCACATTCCGCTCCATTTTTGTTAACTGCCGAG GTCAATGATCTCGACTCTTCGGATTCTACAATGGCACATGCAACATCTTTGGGTTATTTGCATTATCCCCCTCCAACTGTATATATGGGAAACATGCATTCCATTGACCGTTTAAGTTTAGCTGCAGAGCTACCATTAATGCATGTACCTCTCTTCTTCTCTCATCCTCATCCAAATACCGATCCAAGGCCACAACTACAAACCGTCAACAGGCCATCGGAATCTTCAGATCGGCTTCAAGTTCTTGCAAACGCAACAGAACTGTATGAACAAATGATGGCTTCTGTTCCTCCATCTAATCCAATAGATGTCACTGGAGCTACAAATATGGATATTCCTGAACCGATGCTTAGTCAGATGGGCGGTTGGGAGTTACCTTTCATGCAAGGATGGTTGGTGGGTCAAAGTCAACAAGCCGGCACTTCATTGCCACTTGAGTTAGCGGAGGGTTCACCAGCTATGCCATATGGTTCGAACCCAGTGGATCCAGAAAGACAGCGTGTGCAGGATCTTTCTTCAAATGGTGCTTCTATTTCTGCATCACAACACAGACAAAATGCTATTGTTACCGAGACAAACGGTGGGAATGATTCTTTCCCGATAATTAGTCGAATACAGAGTCAACTTTCTGCGTCATTAACTGCTACTGCTGCTGCTGAGTTGCCGTGTACTGTAAAGCTAAGAATCTGGCCTCATGATTTTGAAAATCCTTGTGCTTCTCTTAAAGCTGAAAGATGCCGTCTAACAATACCACACGCGGTACTTTGTAG TGAAATGGGGGCCCATTTTTCACCATGTGGGAGATATCTAGCTGCTTGTGTTGCATGTGTGCTTCCTCAGTTTGAAGCGGACCCAGGGTTACCAACCCAACTCCATCAAGAACGGGCTTCAACTTCTCCAACAAGGCATCCAATTTCTGCCCGCCAAGTGATGTATGAACTTAGGATATATTCACTCGAGGAGGCAAC TTTTGGTTCGGTACTTATTTCAAGGCCAATTAGAGCTGCCCATTGTTTAACATCCATCCAG TTCTCGCCCACTTCTGAGCACATATTGCTTGCTTATGGTCGACGTCACAGTTCTCTTCTTAAAAGCATTGTGATTAACGGGGATACCTCGTTATCCATTTACACTGTTCTAGAG GTATATAGAGTTTCAGACATGGAATTGGTGAGTGTGCTTCCAAGTGCAGAAGATGAGGTTAATGTAGCTTGCTTTCACCCCCTTGCTGGTGGAGGTCTTGTTTACGGGACCAAG GAAGGCAAGCTTAGAATCCTTCAGTATGATGGTGCTCATACTACCAGACCCGATCACTTTTCTGAAGCACAAGCAGCAGTTGAGGTAGAACCGTAG
- the LOC110871404 gene encoding uncharacterized protein LOC110871404 isoform X2, translating to MMMMRLLLLVRKGRLRVEIILIQGTSVSNSHSPLPQIKATVTSSSADHCRATDKDEFWKRERKNVKNGGNGKPAQPVSQLSPVDLYTPAPVMVLQPANQIPKTGPIHANLTAANFQSADILSQYRHSILASRNKLHPNLASQLAHRVQQRHNLGSRVPVQRPVFKRTNPVRGAISDNQNPYDPYRGNIRNRIRQQNYRVSRMLSGSSEYLGSLQPNAVNASVPYPPQSQTYTSSTVNQHQPQFSYHSNPNFQSRVNSNPIPENPLYNQLRNDPVPPSSRPQPASSQQTYMAPGQQSYHVPSKTQVDSPLVPVSDITQNALQGNKSQGCIVDSGFKDYGLDLPTGQDSATLGGAGSAANESTLTAVSSGLADYQFDDWLFDNQPIETGFTDYSSDSAFIDTGPIFQF from the exons atgatgatgatgagattgTTGTTGTTAGTGAGAAAGGGcag GTTGCGTGTCGAGATTATCCTCATTCAAGGCACCTCTGTATCAAATTCCCATTCTCCACTACCCCAAATCAAAGCCACTGTAACCAG TTCAAGTGCTGACCATTGTCGCGCTACTGATAAAGACGAGTTTTGGAAACGCGAGAGAAAAAACGTCAAAAACGGTGGTAATGGTAAACCTGCCCAACCCGTAAGTCAACTGTCCCCGGTTGACCTTTACACACCAGCACCGGTGATGGTACTTCAACCCGCAAATCAGATTCCAAAAACGGGCCCGATTCATGCAAACCTCACGGCGGCTAACTTTCAATCTGCAGATATCCTTAGTCAGTACAGACACAGCATACTTGCGTCGAGAAACAAATTACATCCGAATTTGGCATCTCAACTTGCGCATAGGGTTCAGCAGAGGCATAACTTAGGCTCTAGGGTTCCGGTTCAACGGCCCGTATTCAAAAGAACCAATCCAGTTAGGGGTGCGATATCGGACAACCAAAACCCGTACGACCCGTACAGGGGCAATATTAGAAATCGCATTAGGCAGCAAAATTATCGAGTCAGTAGAATGCTTTCCGGGTCGAGTGAATATTTAGGTTCTTTACAACCGAATGCAGTCAACGCGTCTGTTCCATATCCTCCTCAAAGTCAAACCTATACATCTTCAACTGTAAATCAACACCAGCCTCAATTCTCCTATCACTCAAACCCTAACTTTCAGTCTCGTGTAAATTCCAACCCGATTCCTGAAAACCCGCTTTACAACCAACTCCGTAATGATCCTGTTCCACCGTCTTCACGACCGCAACCAGCGTCCAGTCAGCAGACTTATATGGCGCCAGGTCAGCAAAGCTATCATGTTCCTTCCAAAACCCAAGTGGATAGCCCGTTAGTCCCGGTTTCGGATATTACCCAGAATGCTTTACAAGGAAATAAATCTCAGGGTTGTATAGTGGATTCGGGTTTTAAAGATTACGGGTTGGATTTGCCTACGGGTCAAGATTCTGCGACACTTGGAGGTGCGGGGTCTGCTGCAAACGAGTCAACACTGACGGCAGTCTCTAGCGGCTTAGCGGACTATCAGTTTGATGATTGGCTTTTTGATAACCAGCCTATTGAAACAGGGTTCACAGACTACTCATCTGATTCGGCTTTTATAGACACAGGTCCGATCTTCCAGTTTTAA